Genomic window (Juglans microcarpa x Juglans regia isolate MS1-56 chromosome 2S, Jm3101_v1.0, whole genome shotgun sequence):
TTCGTCGACAGGGgtcttttcctttttgggtTAAGGCGGTTTGTCATTTCCTTCTTTGAGGGTTAAGGTGTGAGTCTGAAAAAAGGGGCAGTAACATAGTATTAGTTTCAGGAGAATATACTAATACTCAAGAAGTCTTCTAAAAGCAGTGAACAAGAGTAGAACGATCCAGATATAGAGAAGAGATTGGCGAAACAAGTGACCAAGAGCAACCTAACCCAAGAGACAGAAACATGGCAGAGGAATTATCTAAGCTATGGGAGGGTTTCAACTTAACAGACATAGAGAAGGAAGTGGTGAATTTTTCTGCAGAAGATATAAGTCGAGCTGAAGAAAGAGCCAAGAAATGTCTTCTGATATGTATTCTAATGGACAAAAACCTTAACAAAGAGGCATTCAAAACTACTATGTCAAAAATTTGGAACCCTGAAGGAGCTGTGAGTTTTACTAAAGTGGGATATCACAAATTCTTGGTGGAACTTCAAAAAGCAATGGATATTGAACGAGTAAAGAAAGGAACACCTTGGTCCTTTCATAAAAACTTAATCTATTTCAAAGAATTCGACAGTAAAATCCCACTAAGTGAAGTTGTTTTTACTCATGAACCATTTTGGCTTCAATTACATGGCCTGCCTCCTGCAGCCATGATTAAGAAGGGTGGGGAAAGAATTAGCTCAGCAGTTGGAGATGTCTTGAATATAGAAGTTGATGAGGATGGTATAGGGTGGGGAAAGTTCCTCAGAATCAGAGTGATGATGGATATTACAAAGCCTCTTCCTCGAGGGAAAATGATCAAAGTGGATGGCAAGCAAAGATGGATTGAATTCAAGTATGAGAGATTACCCCTTTTCTATTTTCCCTGTGGAGCAATTCAACATGATAGTAGCTTTTGTGCACGaggaaattctaaaataatagacAAAAGAGAAGCCCAATCCCAATATGGCCAATGGTTGAGGGCCACAGGAATGAATTTAATGGGAAATGGTGGTAAAGGAAGGGGATTTAGATTACCtgttaattttcaaaattctgaaAGAGATGCAGGTAGGAAAGACTCCTTAATTAATAACGGAACTCAGGCATATCAGCAGGAGAATTCAACTGCTGTAGAGCAAGGTAATCAACCTCATATTGAACAGACATCTTTAGtatcaaaaggaaaaggaaaacgaaaaggaaaagaggGGATGGAGAACATACCCAACAATATAAAGGATTATAGTGAAGGCCAACTGATAATACCACTAGAGAAGGTGCAGCAGGTATTCTTTAATCAAACAGATCTTAATGTTAACCCCAAGGAAAATCTAGTAGAAAAAACTGATTTCTATTCCCTAGATACCAATTGTGACTATCCTATGATAATCTCTACTCAACCTGAGATTTTAACAACAAAACCATCAAGCTGGAAGAGAAGGGCCAGAGAAAACAAAGCACAAACAACAGAGGGGATAGACAGTGACAACAATAgcagaagaaaaataagaggaagaaaaagagacaCAGAGCAATTAGAACAAGAAAGTTAGCAATTTGTAACCAAAAACCAGAAGGAGGAACTCAAACCTGTAAGGAGTTTAACTCAGGAACTAAAGGTGGTGGCTTCTGAGCAGCCCCACCTACAATAATGAATTTTTTATcttggaactgtcgagggcttgggaaccctcgaacaATTAGTGAACTTCACTTTCTAGTGAAACAAAAGTGCCCAAAGTTGATCTTCCTCATTGAAGCAAAAAGCACAAGggagaaaatggaaagaatcaGAAACAAAATTAGTTTTGACAGAAGCTTCATAGTAGATAGTAGAGGTAGTAGTGGAGGTTTGGCAATGATATGGAAGTCAGAATCTGACATAAAGGTTGAGACctttacaaattttcatatctcAGTTAGAATGAAGGAGGCAATTACTGGGACAATATGGTCCATAACAGGTTTTTATGGGAATCCAGTAATAGCTAAAAGAGAAGGATCTTGGAATCTTTTAAGGCTCCTCAAACCCACAGACCAAAGGCCTTGGTTGTGTATGGtggatttcaatgaaattctcTATAATCATGAGAAATTTGGGGGAACACAGAGACCATATGCTCAGATGCAAAGATTTAGACAAGCCTTACAGGACACTGAATGAAGTGACATGGGATGTTATGGTTCGAAATTTATCTGGTCTATCAGAAGAGAAGGGTCAGACTTTACTAAAGGGAGGCTTGATCGTGTGTTTGCCAATACTCAATGTCTTAACAGTTTCTCATAcatttttgttatcattttacCAGTTTGTTCTTCTGAccataatcatattctaacaaacTTGAGCAATCAAGCACAACAACCAAGAAGGAAAGCCAGAATTTTCAGGTATGAAAATAGTTGGGGCCTAAACAATGAATGCAAAGATCTTATATATGCAGCTTAGAAAAACAATAATTGTGCTGGCGAGTCATTGATAGATTTCTCAAACAAACTTAACAGATGCAAGTACAAACTTCTCTCATTGAAAAAGAAACGAGCCAAGAATATCAAAGGGGAAATTGATCTTCAGCTAAGGATCTTACAACAAGTAAATGAGACAAACAATGGCAATGAGCAGGCTACTatcaaacataatcaaaacCAAGTTCAAAAGATATTAGTGCAGGAGGAAATGAAATGGAAACAACGTTCTAAGCAAAGATGGCTGACAGAAGGtgataaaaatactaaatattttcattcatgtGCTACTCCAAGGACCAAACAGAATACCTTAACCAATATcagtgatggaatgggaaatcaaTGTACATCACCACATGACATAAATCAGTGCATTCAGGATTTCTTTACAAATCTCTTTACTTCATCAAATCCAGTGGGGCAGGAACAATGTGTGAAAGATATTCCAACTCTGATCACAAGTGAGATGAACCTTTCTCTGACAAAGGAATTTGTTCATTCAGAAGTACAAGAGGCAATCCACAGTATAAGTGCTATAAGTTTCCCAGGACCTGATGGATTCTCAGCTggtttttttcaacaaaatcggGATATAGTAGGTGAGGATCTGTGTGAGAAACTCTATCAATAGGACCTATATAGTGTTGATTCCAAAGGTTAAAAATCCCAACTCAGTTTCAGAATTCAGGCTAATAAGTTTGTGTAATGTGCTTTATAAAGTTACGGCTAAGGTTTTAGCCAACAGATTAAAATCTTTACTGCCCAAATCAGGGTGCCTTTGTGCAAGGAAAGCAAATAGCTGACAATGTCATAGTAGCTTTTGAAGCTTTACACTCTATGCACAACAAGATGAAAGGATCCAAGGGTTATATATCTCTAAAGATGgacatgagtaaagcatatgacAGACTAGAGTGGAATTTTCTTGAAAAGATCATGCTAAAGATGGGCTTTAACAGGAAATGGGTTGATATCATTATGAACTGTGTAAAAATAGTTTCCTACTCTTTGTTGATTAATGGCAATCCACAATCATTCTTTTCTCCTACCAAAGGTATTAGACATGGTGATCTTCTATCACCCTATCTATTTATTCTATGCTTAGAGGCTCTAAGTCAAATGCTCAAAATAGCTGAGAAGAAAAAGCTAATAGCAGATTTACCACTAGGCAAAGGGAAACTGCATATAAGTCATATGTTCTTTGCAAatgattgtataattttttttgccaTGCAACTAACTTACAATGGACCAGGATGATGGAACTAATCAAATGTTTCGAAATGGCATTAGGACAGAGGTTGAATAGACAGAAATCTGGCTTATTTTTCAGCAAAAACACTCAAACTGCCATAAGAGAAAGAATAACTAGAAAGCAGGCATCAGAGTTACTTCTTCATAAGAAAATTATCTTGGTCTGCCTTCCTTAATAGGTAGATCaagaataaaagaattcaaAGGAATCATTGACAAAGTCAGTAGCAAGATGAACAACTGGAAGGTAAAATTTCTATTATAGGCCATTCCCACCTACTCGATGGGTGTCTTTAAAATGCCAAAAGGTTTGTTGATGCATCTTAACAAAATGATGATAGGCTACTGGTGGGGGCAAGCAAATCAAGAAAGAAAGATCAACTGGTTGAGTTGGTCTCAAATGGGGCAGCCTAAGAGCAAAGGAGGGTTAGTTTTTAGAGAATTTGAAAACTTTAACAATGCTTTGCTTGCAAAGCAAGGATGGAAGCTTATAACCATTCCTAACTCACTAGCAGCCacagtttttaaaataaagtactTCCCAAACTCAGATTTCTTAAATGCAAAGTTGGGAAGCAGCCCCTCATACATATGGAAAAGCATCTTATCAGCAAGACCATTAATCGAAGAAGATCTTATATGGCGTATAGGCAATGGAAAAATTGTTAACATATGGTCAAACCCATGGTTACCTCAACCAGTATTATACAAGCCTCAAAGTGGAGACAGAATATTAGGAATTGAAGTTAAAGTTGAAGACTCTTAACAGCAGACTCAAAAAGGTGAAATATTCCTTTAATCCAATCCATTTTCAATAAGGAGGAAGTTGATCTCATTGCTCAAATCCCTATTAGTCAATGCAACCAGCTAGACAAATTAATTTAGAGAGGTAAAGCAAATTAGAGAGGCAAAGCAGATGGTAATTTTACAATCAGAAGTGCCTACCATATACAAGGGGAGCCCACTAAACTGAACCTATGCAAGAGGAAGGTTTTGGAAGATCCTACATGCCCTATGTGTTTAATGGAACCAAAAAGCATAAAACACATATTGTGGGAATGTGTCTCAACAAATGATGTCCTCAACTTATGCACCAGGACAATTCAAAAAAGCAAGAGCTCAACCAAGAGTATCATAGATATGATGCAACAAATGTTTAAGAAACTGAACAAGGTTGAAAGGCAGGAGCTGGCTTTAGTACTTTAGACCATATGGTGGAGAAGAAATCAACTTGTTTTCAAAAACATCTACATCAACCCAAATTCAGTAATCAAAAGAGCAAGACACCTGCAAGAAGAGATCTCAGCAATGCAGACAAGAGAAGCCATTCAAAGTTCATATGTTAACCAAAGAAGAATATTATGGGAATGTCCACCTCAAGGTTTCTGCAAAAATAATAGGGATGTAACAGTTGATAAGAAAGTTTGTAAAATAGGGATAGGTGCTATTGTCAAAGATGAACATGGCAAATTTTTTGCTACCTTGAAAGAGAAACAAGATTCAACACTAGACCCTTTGCTAGCAGAGGCATTAGCAGAACGTAGAGTAGCAAGATTTGGTTTGGAACTTGGCATGTACAGAGTTATTTTGGAAGGAGATTCTCAAACTGTTGTCAAGGACGTGCAGCAGATGCAACAAAATCAGGACTACTTTGGCATGattatttcatatttaaaaaaaacattagatCAATATGATGAATGGAAGATATGTCATATAAACCGTGAAGGAAATTCAGTGGCTCATGATCTAGGAAAATGTGCATTACTTGTAACTGATTACATAATAGAGTTGGAGGAAAATCCAAACGGTTTTCAATccatgtaataaaaaataaaaacaatggaTGAGAATTATCGATTGCTACTCTCGGCAGCAACTCTCAACGCATTTTCTTATCTTTAAGAATATTAGTAATggtttatttatctttatctttatctttaaatttgaataatatatctttaaattcatctatattgatatatatgcatctataattttttatatagctataaacattgattcttcaaatttgaagaaggaTTGTTGActctccaaatattatttttaatatttttttccctctatcCGAACCCCAATATACCATCCAGATTATAATTCGGTCTCCAACATTATTCGGTCTCTCTCTATTCGGTCCccaactttatttttaatttattgaatcATCCTGATTAACGAATATACCATCTAGATCAATAAAATAGACCatccaaatttataagaaaaaaaattataaaataataaatattttactattatttaatttaaaaatatataatttaatatgagagttttttttatatataaaattaatttttaaaaatatgattttatatataaaaatacataaatcatTACCAATGTCCTTTCATTTGTTTGAATTCAGAGAAAGGTGCTCCCTTATCCAAACGGCCAAACACATAAGTTACGGTTTCAGTCCGGAAAACAACAAAACGTCTGTTGCCTCTGTACTCTGTAGGCAATTTCAGAAACTTTACTGTGATGGCTACTTTTCCAGCGAAAAAGCATTCTGCCATTCGACTGTTGCCAGTAGGCAATTTCAGAAGACCCTTTCTGGCATCTAGGTTTCTCCGCCTGAAAAAGTTTCCCCttccaataattttttcttctctcttgtGAGCCATCTTGATTCTTTTTCACGATAGGTGTTGTTATAGGTtacttatttttcaaagaaaaattctatatctaaatttattaatcgtgattataatttattgtgatacttaacttttataataataaaaattaagaaaataaactaattttataattatttaagaatgttataaataaaatatatttttatttaatattttttatagaacttgattttataaaaatattatcatcttataatattattatattatattataaaaacaaattggtcattttctattaaaaaattattaatacttatttataaatatatttataaataaaataaaatcattataaatactATACAATTATTTGGGACATCCACATCTATCTCATTTCTAACAACTTAAAATAGTTTCATAAAATCACTTTCAATTCaaacacataaaatttttaaaaattatctcaatttatcttttactcacaaatttttttcctattcaGAGCATCCTCATTAACTTGGTCAAAtacatattcaaaatttgaactcgtttatttttgtagatgatatgagattagatgagttgagattaaaattaaaaaattaaataaagtatggttaaaatatattttttaatattattcttattttaaaatttgaaaaaattgaattgtttattttttttatattagaagttggaaaagttgtaatgattatattagatgagatcagatgttttctgaaaacaaacgaggcttagccaatatcacacttttttacatttatctattccatttaaattcaatctctaaattaaattagccattcattatctatataataataaaatattattaaattaataattttttatttaatttagttttatcatattttataattctaccaattaaatgttaataataattatattctaattagattaatattaaaaaattatattttcaaaagcgatttaatgctaataataaaaaatatttaattaaactcatctaaatttttatctaaatttcttaattacaaattaaatagcatttttatttggaatgagaaattaatattttaatatttttttagagtaaaaaattaacattttaatatttgatgaatCAATTATAATTCTCTATCTttaactaatcactataataGAAGTCCCTAATCATGTAGGGTGTTTTTTATATAAGAGTTCTGCTACGGCTACCGAAAAGGTAGTCTAAAAATGTTCAccgaataatatattttatttttttaattttgttttatttttttatatatttttttaattatcataaatatttttaaaaaatataaaaaatttataataatattaaaaaatattttcttaattattaaataaaaaaattgttcagaACATTTTTTTAGATTCCAAATTCGAGATCcaaagcatttttatttatataattatgtaaattttttttactttcttactTAACCAAGCTAACGTGAATGCTCTCAAAAATTATGTCAATCCAAACGATCTGTCAGATTCGTACATCATCTCAACTTGCCCGTATGCTCAGCTCTTATCCAAAGACACGCGGACTTGAAACTCTCTCACGTAAATTCAAATACGACAAAACCATGTCAGTGCTTTTCAGAAGACTGAAGACAGTGCTTTCACTGCAGAAGACACTGTTTTTTTCGAAAGCGCTGAAGGCTTCAAGGACAATAATTCTAagcacaatatttttataaaaaagtattttataaatataaaaaatagttatttaacaattttgaaaataattaatatttttatttgatattttataaaataaattgattagaaaaaaattatcattctataatattattatcaaatatattataaaaaaaaaatttttaaaaaccatctcattttaccttaatttaacaattttaatattatttataaattatctcaatttattttattttaaatcaaacggAACGTACAACAAAGACGCGTCTATACTTATCGCGAAGAATTATTTATGCGGTCACCATACATAACCaatgtttttttatagaaaaatgatatttataattataagtatGTAAGtatcatataatatttaaaaataaataaataaataaataatttatataaaaaaaattaattttttaataataaattttaatttttttttaaataactataTAGTATTTATGCAAAATTCaatgtatataacattactcgaTTCCATCAATCAAACTTGCACCAACAGAGGAGAGAGAAGTTTTCTCAGCCGGCCTCGTTCATTgtgtaattaattaaactttttgaATATAAAAGCATAAAGAAAAGAGCGGTGCTAAGACCGGTCCAACTGACCGCgagtataaaattatattttatatttttaaatttttttgtttatactttctattatttttaaattttttaatgagaacttctaacattattttaaacaCGAGAACTTATTATAATGCATGTTTAAGAATgttctcaaacttttaaataaaaataatattaaaaaaatatattttattaatattttatttaattttttaattttaattttaatttatcttatttatctcatctataaaaataaataaaatataagttagGACAAATTTAaaaggtgagatgagaattttatattttatttaagagtttaaaatattatattttaatattattattgttttaagatttaaaaaaggtgaattgagatttaaaaaaattgaattgtttattatattttatatgagtatttaaaaaaaaatataatgatgagataagatgaaaattttatatctcatcccATTCCAAACCTGCACTAGTCAtctatgattatttttatttttttgtaaatattttcaaatgaatttataatttttattttaaaaataaatatttaatgagttcaaaaaagtattttacaaaaaaaagaaaaagacaaaaatcttTTTGCCTACGGTACTGCCACCCTACGTGGGGCAGCACCACCCTAAATTTATCTCcgataaatttttattttttatttttttacttagtaattatgaaagttttttttggtaatgtagtgattttttattaaaaaaaatatttaagaatataaaaaaaatgaataaaaaaaataaaaaacatttttgttctTATGGGGAGGTTCTCGTGTTACATCCTCGGCACTGCTCTTATTATAAATGGTTTAAGAATGTTATTTGCTTTTATTCTTGTTCTTTAATTATATCCAGCTGGAGACGTTGCTAATTGAAGTATATAATACTCTACTAGCAGTTGGGCAATGAAAAACaagttttgtaaaatataaacatgctttgtgttaaataaaaaaaaaaaaacgtaatcATAAGCAAAATAAATGGTATATAGAGAATCTTTTATGAACTCAGTTTTTGTACCTAATaagtgaaaagaaatgtgaagaATCTATGTTGTGATGACAATATTTCACTGTATAAATCGAAGCAATCcaactgaaaaaaataaaaaacaagaagtgataaaatgaaatttaaaattaacgaAACCAAAGCATGGTCTTggtcacaaaataaaaaattctaaatcaattttattagagtgcaaaagaatatttatcaatagagaaaaatatattatagttaggaaatgaaaaagaaccCAATCGTAAAATTCTGAGTCAAATCGTCTATATGGCTATAGTAAAATAGAATAATCAAGGTGTAGCGCCCTTgtagcatgcatatatatagctAGTGCTTTTGATTAGGAATTAGTATTATAtggattaattaattgttttcttgtttcgtatatataattatgaccaatatcattaatatatataattataagctAATTTTCTTGATGACCACCAAATAATTCCACAAATTGTAGTcccataattaaataaaacagaATTTCACAAGCAATAAGAATCTCTACTTACTTAAATGCATATTAACACCAAGTTTTACTATCGATGTTTATAATATTTGGAACAACAGAGAACAGAATTTGGCAATGTTAAGGCTGTAATTAATCTTAATGGACTCATCAAATGGATTCCATAATTTACATTCCCAAAGCTTGAGAACCATTTCCCAAAAATCATATGTTTGGTATTCCAAAAATTGCAGGAAACTTCACCAATTGAAATATGTTCTCTAGAACTTTAAGATACAGCAACTGTATTTGACACTTGTCTGAAAACATCTTAAAAACTCACCGTCTATATCTAAGAGAGATGCATCACTGCAAATCCTTTTCATGATTGTTAAAACCTATAGTTCTTATGCATGTGAAGAGataaacatgcatacataactaATAACATATAACAACTAACCATGTCAAAACGCTAGCTTCCGTGTCCACAACTTTAAGAAATTGATATTACCTGCTCATGAGGTGAAAAATATATcggaacatatattttattttttagtgattttatagtaatttttttaatttttttccttgttttttctctctcctctgccCGATTCTTCCCCACGGCCCGTTCTCCTTCAGCCCAGCACGGCACCGCCATTCGTCGGCCaccctcaccgccaccaccagcAAGTCCCCCTCACGCCGACGACCAACCCAGCCACCACCGATGTCCTCCACGCGCATCCCTCTCTCTCGCCTGTGGAAACCCAATCGAAATGGgtttctcccatttctctcaACCTGCGCTGCCGTACGCGGCCACCTCACGACCACCACCGGTGAGTCCCCCTCACGCCGGCGACCAACCCAGCCACCACCGATGTCCCCCATGCGCAGCCCCCCCTCTCTCCCCGCGGaaacccaaccgaaatgggtttcacccatttgtaTCCAGTTCCGCAGCCGTACGtggccacccaggccaccgcacctccaccacttGACACCGACGACAACCTCTAAcagacccagccaccacgaacttccctttccctctccgtcgcacactGTCATTCGCACGCACGAACCCATTTCTCAcggcaactctctctctctctctctctctctctccaaataaaaaagaaacgaagaagaaagaaaacaaagatgcGAAAATAAATCTGAAACGAAGAAGCAACAGCACGGGAAAAAAGGGAAACGAAGAAGAAATAGATTTCTGCACTTCATCCCTTCTATCAACGCTAGATATTTTCGACTGTCAGACACAATAGTTAACCAGATATTTGAGACTCAACGAAGAAGTAAAATTGTGACCgaaaggaagaaaatatcaTGCAAAAGAACGACAGATAAAGAAGAAGACGCTGGATATTGATCACTGTTTTAAACTGTTTATCTTATAGACGCTTTTAAGATATTGCAAAGATTCTTGGACCAAAAATCCTTACTCATACCAACAGACTCTCCATTTTGTTCATATCGTAGATCATATGGATCACCatctttgtatatatatcttatattctTTGCAAAAGTTCTAAGATAAActtgtatttgttttaacatTTGTTGTtaattagtaataataaaattcaacttgtatttttattatcaattgaAAGCTTATGTGCGTTTGCGTTTGCGTGtgcgtgtgagagagagatgctttCTATATATTCTTGTTGTCAGAATGCAACAAAGCAGATTTGATTTGCATTTATGAGGCGGTATCAATCAACACCATTTCCCTTAACGTCGGCAGGACGGAAGCTTTCACAGTTTTTCATACGAGCCGCAGGTTCAATCATCTCTTCCTCTCACTCTGTACGTTGTTTCTATCATTAATCCCTCTCAGTTTCTTTGCCTTCCTTGTGCGCAGTCATTTAAGAGGAAGTTTTAACCCTCAACATTTAGAAAATGCTAATGACCAAGATGAAGTAAATACAAGCGAAgatttgcatgcatgcagtataaTATTGGGAACTATATTAATTCCAACCCATATTTCTAAATGCTAGCTAGCCCGtgacaatattaatatttgtgtttttcatcaggggtttaattttttaagggaAGTTTGTAGATATATGGGGCAATCACATGGTACATATTTTCAACGAAATGATCAAAATGCTTCAGCAGATCAAGGGGAACATTTGGTAATTAGAATAAAACAACTGTTAGAAAGTTCGAGGCGTCCCTTACGGCCAGGAGAATGTTGTATCTACACGGTTCCACATCACTTGCGCAAATTGAATGAAGAAGCCTACACTCCACAAGTTATTTCCATAGGCCCCTTTCACCATGGCAACGAAAAATTGCAAAATATCCTGGAAGAGTATAAAGTGAGATATCTCGAGGATTTTATGGGACGAGCCCAAACAAACCTGGAGAATTTAGTAAGAATTGTAAAAGGCTTAGAAGAAAGAATTCGTCAATGTTATGCAGAAACCATCGAACTTGACAGCGATGAGTTTGTGAAGATGATACTCCTTGATGCAGCCTTCATTATTGAGTATTTCTTGAGAGACATGTTCCCAGTGCAATGGACAGATGAGGATAGAACAGTTATAAAGCCGTGGATAACTGCTAGGATGAAGCTGGACTTCCTGTTACTTGAAAATCAACTTCCTTTCTTTATTCTTGAGGATTTATATCAGCTTGTTTTGGTTACTCATAGAATTTACCGTCCCTTTATTGAGGTTGCCTTTCTCTACTTTCGCTTTCTCAACACTCAAGATAAGTCTTCTGAATCCGATGAGTTCAATGGAATAATTCATTTTGTTGATTTGATCAGAATCTTTTATCTACCTCCACCCGGAACTCTATCAGAAAGACATGAACTTGACAGTGGGGTTGAGAAAATATACTGTGCAACGCAGCTGGCTGAGGCAGGATTGACCTTTAAGAAGAGTGGAAGCAAGTGCTACCTTGACTTAAAATATCATAAAGGCGGAGAGTTGGAAATCCCGCGCTTTACCATTGACAATACCACGGAGATACTTGCTCGAAACCTCATGGCTTTGGAGCAATGTCACTATCCAACAGAAGCATATGTTACTGATTATTTTCTCTTGTTGGATTTCCTTGTTGATACAGGCAAAGATGTGGCTTTACTTGCTCAAAAGAAGATCCTTGTTAATGGGATGGGTGACGACAATGCAACTTTTATCAATAATCTAGGCACAAATGTCCAATTCTCATCCATGAGCCCTGAGTATCACCGTCTTTGTAGAGATATAGTTGAGTTCCATGATAGCAATTGGAATCGTTGGAAGGCTATCTTGAAACGTGATTATTTAAGCACTCCTTGGAGAGTGGTTGCCACCATTGCTGCTATTCTCGTGTTGGCGTTCACTTTAACGCAAGCTATATGCTCTATTATCTCAGTGTTACCATCAAAGAGGAGGAATCTGTAATTCTGATACTAGTAAATGATAGCTAGCATTCGATCGGATAACTTTTATTCTTCTTCAgtttatttgataaattttgtctaaaaaaatatatatttttgtaaatggcGAGTTTCACACCGCCAACTACTCGG
Coding sequences:
- the LOC121253514 gene encoding uncharacterized protein LOC121253514 produces the protein MAEELSKLWEGFNLTDIEKEVVNFSAEDISRAEERAKKCLLICILMDKNLNKEAFKTTMSKIWNPEGAVSFTKVGYHKFLVELQKAMDIERVKKGTPWSFHKNLIYFKEFDSKIPLSEVVFTHEPFWLQLHGLPPAAMIKKGGERISSAVGDVLNIEVDEDGIGWGKFLRIRVMMDITKPLPRGKMIKVDGKQRWIEFKYERLPLFYFPCGAIQHDSSFCARGNSKIIDKREAQSQYGQWLRATGMNLMGNGGKGRGFRLPVNFQNSERDAGRKDSLINNGTQAYQQENSTAVEQGNQPHIEQTSLVSKGKGKRKGKEGMENIPNNIKDYSEGQLIIPLEKVQQVFFNQTDLNVNPKENLVEKTDFYSLDTNCDYPMIISTQPEILTTKPSSWKRRARENKAQTTEGIDSDNNSRRKIRGRKRDTEQLEQES
- the LOC121251500 gene encoding UPF0481 protein At3g47200-like isoform X1 produces the protein MRRYQSTPFPLTSAGRKLSQFFIRAAGSIISSSHSGFNFLREVCRYMGQSHGTYFQRNDQNASADQGEHLVIRIKQLLESSRRPLRPGECCIYTVPHHLRKLNEEAYTPQVISIGPFHHGNEKLQNILEEYKVRYLEDFMGRAQTNLENLVRIVKGLEERIRQCYAETIELDSDEFVKMILLDAAFIIEYFLRDMFPVQWTDEDRTVIKPWITARMKLDFLLLENQLPFFILEDLYQLVLVTHRIYRPFIEVAFLYFRFLNTQDKSSESDEFNGIIHFVDLIRIFYLPPPGTLSERHELDSGVEKIYCATQLAEAGLTFKKSGSKCYLDLKYHKGGELEIPRFTIDNTTEILARNLMALEQCHYPTEAYVTDYFLLLDFLVDTGKDVALLAQKKILVNGMGDDNATFINNLGTNVQFSSMSPEYHRLCRDIVEFHDSNWNRWKAILKRDYLSTPWRVVATIAAILVLAFTLTQAICSIISVLPSKRRNL
- the LOC121251500 gene encoding UPF0481 protein At3g47200-like isoform X2; its protein translation is MGQSHGTYFQRNDQNASADQGEHLVIRIKQLLESSRRPLRPGECCIYTVPHHLRKLNEEAYTPQVISIGPFHHGNEKLQNILEEYKVRYLEDFMGRAQTNLENLVRIVKGLEERIRQCYAETIELDSDEFVKMILLDAAFIIEYFLRDMFPVQWTDEDRTVIKPWITARMKLDFLLLENQLPFFILEDLYQLVLVTHRIYRPFIEVAFLYFRFLNTQDKSSESDEFNGIIHFVDLIRIFYLPPPGTLSERHELDSGVEKIYCATQLAEAGLTFKKSGSKCYLDLKYHKGGELEIPRFTIDNTTEILARNLMALEQCHYPTEAYVTDYFLLLDFLVDTGKDVALLAQKKILVNGMGDDNATFINNLGTNVQFSSMSPEYHRLCRDIVEFHDSNWNRWKAILKRDYLSTPWRVVATIAAILVLAFTLTQAICSIISVLPSKRRNL